A window from Malacoplasma iowae encodes these proteins:
- a CDS encoding ABC transporter ATP-binding protein, with the protein MNSITTKNESKEIIVNNINIKEKKSELKDSKVQNNKKSKIEFVSKFKEDDAKEIKRNEIIKNINTLFESINKIQGSGKKEDMKKVKKYYKNIFKLIKKLEKIKLKRQFSALPNDLIIELNGVYKYYTSPTMTTMILKNIDLVVNKGDFVVILGPSGSGKTTLMNLISGIDKPTYGQVNVAGFELHNLSNKNLTSFRKDVIGYVFQRYGLLPNLTVFENVLMGSYLGKDTYSEQKFKEDIDRNVDAKNFYSGKENEIISKIIDTVGLTEQTNKYPYELSGGQKQRTSIARTIAKNPLIIFGDEPTAAVDEKMSKAIIDSFVRINDVLKTTIVMITHYERIANYANRVVYLLDGVINKVVEKQRGEVIFDENKKA; encoded by the coding sequence ATGAATTCTATAACAACTAAAAATGAATCTAAAGAAATAATTGTTAACAATATAAATATAAAAGAAAAAAAATCTGAATTAAAAGATAGTAAAGTTCAAAATAATAAAAAAAGCAAAATAGAATTTGTAAGTAAATTTAAAGAAGATGATGCTAAAGAAATAAAGAGAAATGAAATTATCAAAAACATTAATACTCTTTTTGAATCTATAAACAAAATACAAGGTAGTGGTAAAAAAGAGGATATGAAAAAAGTTAAAAAATATTATAAAAATATTTTTAAACTTATTAAAAAATTAGAAAAAATAAAACTTAAAAGACAATTTTCAGCACTTCCAAATGATTTAATTATTGAGTTAAATGGAGTTTATAAATATTACACTTCTCCAACTATGACAACCATGATTCTTAAAAATATTGATTTAGTTGTTAATAAAGGTGACTTTGTTGTTATATTGGGTCCAAGTGGTTCTGGTAAAACAACATTAATGAATTTAATTTCTGGAATTGATAAACCAACATATGGTCAAGTAAATGTTGCAGGATTTGAACTTCATAATCTAAGTAATAAAAATTTAACTTCTTTTAGAAAAGATGTAATAGGTTATGTTTTCCAAAGGTATGGATTATTACCAAACCTTACAGTTTTTGAAAATGTATTAATGGGTTCTTATTTAGGAAAAGACACATATTCAGAACAAAAATTTAAAGAAGACATTGATAGAAATGTTGATGCTAAAAATTTTTATAGCGGGAAAGAAAATGAGATCATATCAAAAATTATAGACACTGTTGGTTTAACAGAGCAAACAAATAAATATCCATATGAATTATCTGGTGGTCAAAAACAAAGAACATCAATTGCAAGAACAATTGCAAAAAACCCATTAATTATTTTTGGAGATGAACCAACAGCTGCTGTAGATGAGAAAATGTCAAAAGCAATTATTGATTCTTTTGTTAGAATAAATGATGTATTAAAAACTACAATTGTAATGATTACACATTATGAAAGAATTGCAAATTATGCAAATAGAGTGGTCTATCTTTTGGATGGAGTTATAAACAAAGTGGTTGAAAAGCAAAGAGGAGAGGTTATATTTGATGAAAATAAAAAAGCTTAA